The Gammaproteobacteria bacterium sequence AAAAAATCGGCCAGGGCAAGGAGAACGTACGCAATTTCCTGAAGGAAAAGCCAGAGATTGCTCAGGAGTTGGAAGCCAAGCTGCGGGTGCAGCTGCTGCCCAAAGGTACATCCGATGACGTTGTTGTCGTGGAAGATGGAGCGGAAGCCTGAGCCAGGTCGACGAGCTGGCTCAGTGTCGTGATGCGGCATTGCGGCTGCTAGCCCGACGGGACCATTCGTCGCTGGAGTTGCGTCAAAAGTTGCGGCAGCGTGGTTTTGCGCAGGAGGCCGTCGAACGGGCGCTGCTGCGGGTTGGCGAGCTGGAGTTGCAAAGCGATGAGCATTTTGCGTTCGCTTATGTGCGCAGTCGCGCTGCTCGGGGCTATGGGCCGCTGCGGATAGCGCAGGAGCTGGCGCAAAGAGGCGTGGAAAAACAGGTTTGTCTCCAGGCGCTGGCGCAAGGTGAGCTGGATTGGTTCGAGGCGGCGCGACGTGAGTGCCAAAAGCGATTTGGCGATTTGTTAACCGAGCGAGAGGTGCAGGCCAAGGCGTGGCGGTTTCTGCAGTATCGGGGATTTGACGCAGAACAGACGAAATATGCGCTGAAAATCTGATGGATGCCGATTAAATCTGTGGATGTTTGGTGTCGTTCGCGTGTTACAATATTGCGCCCTTAGTTCCGGACTAAGGGCGTTTTTTATTCAGGCGAACGAAAGAATTTATGAAAACATCGGAGCTGAGACAGAGTTTTCTCGACTATTTCCGCAAACAGGAACACAAGCCGATTCCTAGCAGCTCGCTAGTTCCAGGCAATGACCCTACCCTGTTGTTCACCAATGCTGGCATGGTGCAGTTCAAGGACTGTTTCCTGGGGCGTGAAGATCGCGGTTATTATCGCGCCGCCTCTGCTCAGCGCTGCGTGCGCGCCGGTGGCAAGCACAACGACCTGGAAAATGTCGGTTACACCGCGCGTCACCACACCTTTTTTGAAATGCTGGGTAACTTCAGCTTTGGCGATTACTTCAAGCGCGAAGCCATTCAGTTCGCCTGGAATTACTTGACGAAAGAGTTGAAGCTGCCCAAGGAACGCTTGTGGGTCACCGTTTTTGACGAAGATCAGGAAGCGGCGGATATCTGGATCAAGGAAATGGGGATAGACCCCACGCGCTTTTCCCGCATCGGTGCCAAAGATAACTTTTGGGCCATGGGTGACACGGGTCCTTGCGGTCCTTGTACCGAAATTTTTTATGACCACGGCCCAAGTATCCCCGGTGGTCCGCCCGGCTCGCCCGACGAAGACGGCGATCGTTACATCGAAATCTGGAATCTGGTGTTCATGCAGTATGACCGTTCCAAGGACGGTACGCTGACACCGCTACCCAAACCCTCGGTGGATACCGGTATGGGATTGGAACGCATCGCGGCAGTGATGCAGGGTGTGCACAGCAACTACGAAATCGATTTGTTCCAAGGGCTGATTGCCGCCGCTGCCAAAGCGGTGGGCGTGAAAGCAGAAGGCCAGAGCAGTCTGAATGTCATCGCTGACCATATTCGTTCTTGCGCGTTCCTGATTGCTGACGGCGTTGTGCCCTCCAATGAGGGGCGTGGCTACGTGCTGCGTCGCATCATTCGTCGCGCTGCACGCCACGGCTATGAGTTGGGGCAGAAGAAGCCGTTTTTCCACACGCTGGTTGCCGAGTTGTGCAAGCAGATGGGGGATGCCTATCCAGAACTGGTCGCGGCCCGCGCCAATGTGGAGAAAGTGCTGCGCCTGGAAGAAGAGCGCTTTGCCGAAACGCTGGAGCAGGGGATGAAAATCCTGGATGAGGCGATTGCTGCGCTGGCTGGTGGTAAGCAGTTGCTCGGCGAAACCGCATTCAAACTCTATGACACCTATGGTTTTCCTATCGATCTGACGCAGGACATTTGCCATGTGCGCGGCTTGAGCGTGGACATGGCGGGTTTTGATCGCGCCATGGAGGAACAGCGCCAGCGTGCGCGTGCAGCAAGTAATTTTGGTATCGATTACGGCGCAGGCTTGAATTTGGAAGGTGAAACCACATTTACTGGTTATCAACACATTGCCGGCGAGTCCAAGGTCGAGTCGTTGTATGTGGAAGGCAAGCCAGTTAAGCAGGTTGCCGCGGGCGATCAAGCGCTGGTGATTTTGACCAGTACGCCGTTCTACGCGGAGTCTGGTGGCCAGGTGGGCGACAGCGGTTTTCTGCTGAACGACACGGCGCTGCTGGAAGTGGTGGATACGCAGAAGCAAGGTGGCGTAATTACGCATCTGGTG is a genomic window containing:
- a CDS encoding recombination regulator RecX, translated to MRLLARRDHSSLELRQKLRQRGFAQEAVERALLRVGELELQSDEHFAFAYVRSRAARGYGPLRIAQELAQRGVEKQVCLQALAQGELDWFEAARRECQKRFGDLLTEREVQAKAWRFLQYRGFDAEQTKYALKI
- the alaS gene encoding alanine--tRNA ligase codes for the protein MKTSELRQSFLDYFRKQEHKPIPSSSLVPGNDPTLLFTNAGMVQFKDCFLGREDRGYYRAASAQRCVRAGGKHNDLENVGYTARHHTFFEMLGNFSFGDYFKREAIQFAWNYLTKELKLPKERLWVTVFDEDQEAADIWIKEMGIDPTRFSRIGAKDNFWAMGDTGPCGPCTEIFYDHGPSIPGGPPGSPDEDGDRYIEIWNLVFMQYDRSKDGTLTPLPKPSVDTGMGLERIAAVMQGVHSNYEIDLFQGLIAAAAKAVGVKAEGQSSLNVIADHIRSCAFLIADGVVPSNEGRGYVLRRIIRRAARHGYELGQKKPFFHTLVAELCKQMGDAYPELVAARANVEKVLRLEEERFAETLEQGMKILDEAIAALAGGKQLLGETAFKLYDTYGFPIDLTQDICHVRGLSVDMAGFDRAMEEQRQRARAASNFGIDYGAGLNLEGETTFTGYQHIAGESKVESLYVEGKPVKQVAAGDQALVILTSTPFYAESGGQVGDSGFLLNDTALLEVVDTQKQGGVITHLVKVEKGGVKAGDSLIAEVDANSRAATNRNHSATHLLHAALRQVLGEHVSQKGSLNDPERLRFDFSHGEAVTAEQLAEVEALVNEQIRANLAVNAELMDMDSAKKRGAMALFGEKYGSEVRVLSMGEFSLELCGGTHVQRTGDIGLFRIVSEAGVAAGVRRIEAVTGEGAMAYVAALDQTLAEVAQIVKGGRDNVVQKVRQLADKARGLEKELEQLKAKLASAAGGDLASSAKDVGGIKVVAARLDGADVKALRDTVDQLKNKLGKSAVVLGSVEDGKVRLIAGVSKDAMDRVKAGELVNHVAEQVGGRGGGRPDMAQAGGDNPAALSAALESVFAFVSDKLV